CGGTCGCCCGGCCCGCGCCCCAGCCGCGAGATAATGCGGTCCGTGTACGCGCTGAACACCAGCAGCGTGAGCAGGATGACGGTGGGGATCACCACGCCGCCCCAGATCACCAGCCGATTGCCGTGCTTCTCCGGCAGCTCGTTGTCCTCGCCGCGCAGGTGGCGGCGGTGGGCGCGGAAGAGGCCCCAGAACAGCACCGCCGCGAACGCCACGAACACCGCCACCGCCAGCGCGAAGCTGAACCAGAACCACGACGCGATGCGCCCCGCCTGCGGTCCCGCGGGTGCGAGCACGTCCTGCACGCCCGTGCCCGTGCACCCGGCGAGCGCGCACGCGGCCAGCAAGGGCGTGAGGCGGATGGAGCGAGCGCGCATCGCCGTCACTCCTTTAGCGTGTACAGGTACGCGGCGATGTGGCGCGCGTCCTGGTCGGTCACTCCGAGGTCGGGCATCGCCGTTCCGGGCTTGATCCCCTGCGGGTGGATGATCCAGCTCACCAGCTGGTCCGGCGTGTTGGGCACCCGCCCCGCGATGAACCGTCGCCCGCTCCACGCCACCAGCGGCGGCCCCGCCCGCCCCCGCGCCCCCCGCACGCCGGGGATGACGTGGCAGTTCCCGCATCCGTACGCCCGAATCGCCGCCGCCCCCTCCTTCGCCTTCCCGCCCGCAACCGTATGCCGCTCGCCCAACCGCGGATCCAGGTCACGAAGGCAGCCGGTGACGATCGTCGTGCACGCGAGCACAAGCGTGGTGGCGCGAAATCGGGGGCACAGCGACGCAAGCAGTCCCCGCAGGGGGACTTCCCGCGGTTGTTGCAGCGACTTCAGTCGCCCGTCACCCGCCATCATTTCACCCCCGCGTGGTACGGCCCGCCGCGCGGCTCCAGCGATTGGACGTAGGCCACGATCCGCCACACCTGGTCCTCTGGGATCTGGCCGGCGAAGGCGGGCATCCCGTCCGGGCGACCGTGGAGGATGGATTCGGCGATGTCCACGCCGCGCCCGCCGTAGCGCCACTGGTCGTCCCACAGCGTGGGGCCGATGCCGCCGCCGCCCTCGCCGTGGCACCCCTTGCAGTTCATCCAGTTGTAGAGCCGCCGCCCCTCCTGGATCGCCTTCACGTCGCCCTCGTACGGGTTGCTGACCGGCAGGGCGCGCGTCCGGAACGCCTCCGCGCTCACTACCTTCCCCGGCCCCGGGTGCACCCGCTCCGCCGTGTCGCGCACGTCTTCGGACTGCGTGATGTGCCACGCCCTGGGCGCCTTCTCGTGCCGCTTGCACGCGGCCAGGGCGAGCGCGCACAGGAGCGCACATGCCAGGCGAGCCCACCCATTCCCCATTCCCCATTCCCCATTCCCCGCCGTCATGGCAGCGCGAACACGTACAGGTGCCCCCCGCGCCCGGTGAACTCCGGCAGGTCGTGCATGGCGCCCGCGAAGCCCTTGTCCGCCGTCTCGTCGCGCGGGTCCAGGGGGACGGAGACGACGGAGCCGGGCCACCCGCCCGGGCCGGAGAGAACCGCGACGTACTGCTTGCCGTCCGGACCGCGGTAGGAGATGGGCGGGGCGATGATCCCCGTGGCCGTCTGGAAGCGCCAGAGCACCTGGCCGGTGCGCGCGTCCACGGCCTTGAGCCAGCGGTCCATCGTGCCGTAGAACACCAGGTCGCCGGCCGTCGCCAGGGGGCCGCTCCAGAGCACGAACTTCTCGATGATCGTCCACGCGCGCCTGCGGTTAACGGGGTCCCAGCCGATCATCTCGCCGCGGTGGCCGCCGGGGCCGGGGTACATCTTGACGCTGACGCCCATGTACGGGGTGCCGGCGATGTAGTTGGCCTCCATCCCCTCGATGTCCATGCACAGGTTGTTGGCGGGGATGTAGACGAGCCCCGTGCGCGGCGAGAAGGCGGTCGGCTCCCAGTCCTTGGCGCCGGGGACGGCGGGGCAGATGCCGTGCGCCGTCTTGCCGTAGCCGGGCTTCATCGTCAGGTCCTCCACCGGCATCCCCGAGCGCGTGTCCACCCCCTTCACCACGGTACTGTGCATGTACGGCGTGGCGGAGAGCACCTCGCCGGTCGCGCGGTCGATCACGTAGACGAAGCCGTTGCGCTCGGCGCGCACCATCACGCGGCGCATGCGGCCCTCCACCGGCATGTCCAGCAGGAGGCTCTCGTTGACGCCGTCCCAGTCGAACACGTTGTGCGGGTCCCACTGGTACGCCCACACCGCCTCGCCCGTGTCCGGCCGCCGCGCGAAGAGGGTGGCCGTCCACTTGTTGTCGCCGGGGCGCTGCTCGGGGTTCCAGGGGGCGGCGTTGGCGGTGCCGTAGTAGAGGAGGTCCAGCTCGGGATCGTAGTTGAGCCACCCCCACATGGTGCCGCCGCCGATCTTCCAGTGCTCCGCGGGCCAGGTGGTGACGCCCAGGTCCCGCCCCCGGTCCTTGGCGTAGAAGGGGCGGAAGCGCGGCCCGATCAGCACGTCGCGGTCCGGCCCCGTGGCCCACGCCGTCCACGCCACGCGCCCCGTGGCCACGTCCAGCGCCCGCACCCACCCGCGCACGCCGAACTCCGCGCCGGCGTTGCCAAAGATCACCTTGTTGCGCACCACGATGGGCGCCATGGTCATCGTCTCGCCGGCGTGGATGCTCCCCAGCCGCGTGCGCCAGATCTCGCGCCCCGTCGCCGCGTCCACCGCCACCGCGTAGTTGTCCAGCGTGGCGTAGAAGAGCCGTCCCGCCGCGTACGCCGCGCCGCGGTTCACGTGGTCGCAACAGGCCACGCCCTGCGCCGCGCGCGCCGGCTTGGGATCGTACACCCACTTCACCGCAGGGCCCGGTTTCGTCAGGTCGAAGGCGTACAGGAGGTTGGGAAAGGAGGTGACCACGAACATGGTGTTGTCCACCACGAGCGGCGTGGCCTCCTGCCCGCGCGCCAGCTTCAGGTCGAAGTGCCAGGCGACCTTCAGCCCCCGTACGG
The nucleotide sequence above comes from Longimicrobium sp.. Encoded proteins:
- a CDS encoding c-type cytochrome encodes the protein MLACTTIVTGCLRDLDPRLGERHTVAGGKAKEGAAAIRAYGCGNCHVIPGVRGARGRAGPPLVAWSGRRFIAGRVPNTPDQLVSWIIHPQGIKPGTAMPDLGVTDQDARHIAAYLYTLKE
- a CDS encoding c-type cytochrome, which encodes MTAGNGEWGMGNGWARLACALLCALALAACKRHEKAPRAWHITQSEDVRDTAERVHPGPGKVVSAEAFRTRALPVSNPYEGDVKAIQEGRRLYNWMNCKGCHGEGGGGIGPTLWDDQWRYGGRGVDIAESILHGRPDGMPAFAGQIPEDQVWRIVAYVQSLEPRGGPYHAGVK
- a CDS encoding PQQ-dependent dehydrogenase, methanol/ethanol family, giving the protein MIPISRPFRATAVACLLLAGCKSREPREDPKYPREMLKSTAVPFATPASRTHETTRARPAAAAFRPEDGQWVMSLRDYAGTRYSGLDQINTGTVRGLKVAWHFDLKLARGQEATPLVVDNTMFVVTSFPNLLYAFDLTKPGPAVKWVYDPKPARAAQGVACCDHVNRGAAYAAGRLFYATLDNYAVAVDAATGREIWRTRLGSIHAGETMTMAPIVVRNKVIFGNAGAEFGVRGWVRALDVATGRVAWTAWATGPDRDVLIGPRFRPFYAKDRGRDLGVTTWPAEHWKIGGGTMWGWLNYDPELDLLYYGTANAAPWNPEQRPGDNKWTATLFARRPDTGEAVWAYQWDPHNVFDWDGVNESLLLDMPVEGRMRRVMVRAERNGFVYVIDRATGEVLSATPYMHSTVVKGVDTRSGMPVEDLTMKPGYGKTAHGICPAVPGAKDWEPTAFSPRTGLVYIPANNLCMDIEGMEANYIAGTPYMGVSVKMYPGPGGHRGEMIGWDPVNRRRAWTIIEKFVLWSGPLATAGDLVFYGTMDRWLKAVDARTGQVLWRFQTATGIIAPPISYRGPDGKQYVAVLSGPGGWPGSVVSVPLDPRDETADKGFAGAMHDLPEFTGRGGHLYVFALP